The Rhodanobacteraceae bacterium genomic sequence CGCGTGCCAGCAGGCGCAAGGACAGGGCGGATCCGATGAAGCCGGCGGCGCCGGTGACGAGTACTCGCACGTGATGTTCCTTGCTGTCTTGGGACCCGCGATGCGTTCAAATCATGGGAGTAGCCCTCTCCCTCCGGGAGAGGGTGCCCCGTCAGGGGCGGGTGAGGGTGCGGACTCGCGAGCGGCTTGACTCCAGACATCGCCACGACGCGCGAGTCCGGACCCTCATCCGGCGCTCCGCGCCACCTTCTCCCGGAGGGAGAAGGAACGTCAAATGCTACAACCGGTCGTCCACCGCTTCACGCGGCAGCACATTCTTCACGTCGAACAGCACGCAGACGGGCTTGCCGAGACCGCGCAGCGCCGCCGCGCCCATGTCGGTGAACTGGCGGTGCGCCACGGCCAGCACGATCGCGTCGTAGGTGCCGGGGCGCAGGTCGGGGTTGAGGTCGATGCCGTACTCGTGCCGCGCTTCGGCGGGATCGACCCACGGATCGTAGACGTCGATGTCGGCGTGGCAGGCGCGGAACTCGTCGATGATGTCGGTGACGCGGGTGTTGCGCAGATCCGGGCAGTTTTCTTTGAACGTCAGCCCCAGCACCAGCACCTTGGCGCCGGCGACATGGATGCGCTTTTCCAGCATCAGCCGGATCACGCGTTCGGCCACGTGCCGGCCCATGCCGTCATTGATGCGGCGGCCGGACAGGATCACCTCGGGGTGGTAGCCGATCTCCTGGGCCTTGTGGGTGAGGTAATACGGATCGACGCCGATGCAGTGGCCGCCCACCAGGCCCGGCCGGAACGGCAGGAAGTTCCATTTGGTGCCGGCCGCTTCCAGCACGTCCAGCGTGTCGATGCCCATGCGGTGGAAGATCAGCGCCAGTTCGTTGATCAGCGCGATGTTCAAGTCGCGTTGGGTGTTCTCGATCACCTTGGCGGCTTCGGCCACCTTGATGCTCGCGGCCTTGTGGGTGCCCGCGCTGACCACCTGGCGGTACAACGCATCCACGAAATCGGCGGCTCCCGGCGTGGAGCCCGAAGTGACCTTCTTGATCGTATCGAGCCGGTGCTGCTTGTCGCCCGGATTGATGCGCTCCGGACTGTAGCCCGCGAAGAAATCGACGTTGAACTTCAGGCCCGACTCGCGCTCGATGATCGGCACGCAGACTTCCTCGGTCGCGCCGGGATACACGGTCGATTCGAAGATCACCACGCCGCCGCGTTCGATGGCTTGGCCCACCGTGCGGCTGGCGGATTCCAGCGGCGTGAGGTCGGGGCGCTTGGCGCGGTCGATCGGCGTCGGCACGGTGACGATGAAGACGTTGCAACCCTTGAGGTCCTTGACGTCGTGGCTGAAGCCGAGCTGGGTGGTGCTGCGCAGCTCGTCGGGCGAGACTTCCAGCGTGTGGTCCCGGTGCTGCTTCAGTTCCTCGATGCGCGCCGCGTTGACGTCGAAGCCCAGCGTGGGCAATTTCCGTCCGAAACCGACCGCCAGCGGCAGGCCGACGTAGCCGAGGCCGATCACGGCCAGGCGGATGGCTTCGGGGCGCGGCAACGTGGCTGTGGCCATGGAGGTTCCTTGTGTCGGGCGGCAGCCGGAGGGACTGCCGCAAGCGGGCTAT encodes the following:
- a CDS encoding UDP-N-acetyl-D-glucosamine 6-dehydrogenase; protein product: MATATLPRPEAIRLAVIGLGYVGLPLAVGFGRKLPTLGFDVNAARIEELKQHRDHTLEVSPDELRSTTQLGFSHDVKDLKGCNVFIVTVPTPIDRAKRPDLTPLESASRTVGQAIERGGVVIFESTVYPGATEEVCVPIIERESGLKFNVDFFAGYSPERINPGDKQHRLDTIKKVTSGSTPGAADFVDALYRQVVSAGTHKAASIKVAEAAKVIENTQRDLNIALINELALIFHRMGIDTLDVLEAAGTKWNFLPFRPGLVGGHCIGVDPYYLTHKAQEIGYHPEVILSGRRINDGMGRHVAERVIRLMLEKRIHVAGAKVLVLGLTFKENCPDLRNTRVTDIIDEFRACHADIDVYDPWVDPAEARHEYGIDLNPDLRPGTYDAIVLAVAHRQFTDMGAAALRGLGKPVCVLFDVKNVLPREAVDDRL